The following coding sequences lie in one Oncorhynchus gorbuscha isolate QuinsamMale2020 ecotype Even-year linkage group LG10, OgorEven_v1.0, whole genome shotgun sequence genomic window:
- the LOC124045857 gene encoding regulation of nuclear pre-mRNA domain-containing protein 1B-like, with protein MSSFSESALEKKLSELSNSQQSVQTLSLWIIHHRKHSSLIVKVWHRELKKAKSSRKLTFLYLANDVIQNSKKKGPEFAKDFETVLVDACSHVAREADDGCRRPMDRLLTIWQERSLYKVEFIQQLKLAIEDSNSPQHQPTEEKKAPKRTYQKIQELEEEEEDDDYRGHMSPQDSDLSGPQLTEELVKALQDLENAASGDAAVRQKIASLPQEVQDVSLLEKITDKEAADKLSKTVDEACLLLAEYNGRLAAELEDRRQLARMLTEYIGSQKEALTEREKKLEEYKQKLARVTQVRKDLKSHIQSLPDLSLLPNVTGGLAPLPSAGDLFSTD; from the exons ATGTCATCATTTTCTGAGTCTGCGTTGGAGAAGAAGCTTTCGGAGCTCAGCAACTCTCAGCAGAGCGTTCAGACGCTGTCTCTGTGGATCATTCATCATCGCAAACACTCGTCGCTCATCGTCAAAGTATGGCACAGAGAACTGAAGAAAG CAAAAAGCAGCAGGAAGTTGACTTTCCTTTATCTTGCCAATGATGTGATTCAAAACAGCAAGAAGAAAGGTCCAGAGTTCGCCAAAGACTTTGAGACAGTCCTTGTTGATGCTTGCTCTCATGTTGCAAG agagGCTGATGATGGCTGTAGAAGGCCCATGGACAGGCTGCTCACTATCTGGCAGGAGCGCAGCCTCTACAAGGTAGAGTTCATCCAGCAGCTGAAGCTCGCCATCGAAGACTCTAACAGCCCCCAACACCAACCCACAG AAGAGAAGAAGGCCCCTAAACGGACCTATCAGAAAATCCAGGAgctggaagaagaggaagaagatgacGACTACAGGGGCCACATGTCCCCACAGGATTCAGACCTCTCAGGGCCACAGCTG acGGAGGAGCTGGTCAAAGCCCTGCAGGACCTGGAGAATGCGGCCTCGGGTGATGCTGCTGTGCGCCAGAAGATTGCCTCTCTGCCACAGGAGGTGCAGGATGTGTCCCTGCTAGAGAAGATCACCG ATAAGGAGGCAGCTGATAAACTGTCCAAGACGGTGGATGAGGCCTGTCTACTGCTGGCTGAGTATAACGGACGTCTGGCTGCTGAGCTGGAGGACAGGAGGCAGCTGGCGCGCATGCTGACAGAGTATATCGGTAGCCAGAAGGAAGCCCTCACCGAGAGGGAGAAGAAACTGGAG GAGTACAAACAGAAGCTGGCACGGGTCACACAGGTGCGCAAGGACCTCAAGTCCCACATCCAGAGCCTGCCTGACCTCTCTCTGCTGCCCAATGTGACGGGAGGTCTGGCTCCTCTACCCTCTGCTGGAGACCTCTTCTCCACCGactga